Within Primulina tabacum isolate GXHZ01 chromosome 5, ASM2559414v2, whole genome shotgun sequence, the genomic segment TGCTCTCCAATCGACTGTGAAGTTCTCATCGTTTTCTTCATCACTTGATGAATTTTCCCGAATAGAATCCTCAAATGCAACTTTGGGATCTCTAACTTGAGCAACAGGCTTAGAAACTTTAAGCTCCATTTTCTTCCTTCTCAATATTTCCACCCTATCCCTATAAGACCTGCAGACTCGAGATGAAAGGCGACATAAGTATTTAAGTAGAGATGCTCGAATGCAGTAAGATCctgataaaataaaaattcacataTACATGCATGTATAGTGTTTCACATTGACAAGTTACCTTTGTTCTACAGATTCTGCCTCTTCGATCGTCTCGGCAGCATCAAACTGCAAGATGAACACCCGTACTTTTATATGACATACAATATTAGTATATGAATCAAACGGTTGGTAATATGCAAGATGAGTCGCACCTCTTCTTCTTCCAAACGATTGTCTATCTCCTGCAAATCATCTTGGATTAACTTTTCGAACTCCTTGTATTCATCCCTGCCCGGATTAGAAATGGAGTATTAATTCAAACTGAAAGAAGAAAGATGAGATTATACCTCAACGTAATTTCGGGTCACGGAAATCAATTTATAGCAGTAATAATTATCGTTAAAGCTACACCTATTTGCATGATAAACTTTAGGCCGCCGCCGgtcaatatatttttatataaatcacTAATATCAGCTAATATGAGCAAAGCATTTCTCTGCATTGTCCTTGACAAGAAAATGAAAAGTCTCTAGCATCAAAAATTGTGGATCAACTACCACCGTCCAATCCATAAAAGCCATAATATTCCCAAACACTCCACATCAGATATCAAATGAGAACATGAAATTGTAGAGCCCATTTCCTCTCAACACTAGTTGAACAACTATAAAAACCATTCTCGAGCTCACTTAAATGTATTGATCTAATTTGTATATTTAAATCCCAAGGTTCAACcacattattatattatttgtttctcaaaaataaataaatatacgtTCCACAAACAAGTAGCATGCTTATATTGTCACACTCCTCTAACAGCGGTTAACATGTTGTCACCCGCGAAACTAAATGAAAATAAAGATGCATTATGTGCatgtgaaaaaataaataaaggaaAAGTGAGAGGCAACTCACTTGACATCTGGCTTCACAGGAGTAATGCCTCGTGCACGTAAATCAGAATCTTTGTCATCAAAAAACCCTTCAGGAAGAGCTCCTCTGACTTGTTTGTCTTCAATGCCAACAGCTATTTTTGAACCCCGCCTTAAATCTTTGGAAGATTGAAATTCAGGATCGTGTTCActctcatacggagccatagcTGATACATTGTCTATCCCACTAGCTAGGACAAATGGCTCCACTATTTGACTTTTTGCAGCAACCGATTCTTTGTGTGACTCACGGTCTCTCAACTTTCCCGAATCCCTTTCTACAAGAATAGAACAAACTCAAACATGGGTTTACTTGAATGAATAAAACCACAAAAGATAACTCTTGTTCATTAGGATTGCAAAtgttaaatgaaaaaatatataacggATTTCTCGAACTGTGATAGCACACCACATTATAACACAAACTACTCAAGAAATTTAGGAAACAGAATTCATTATAGGGCTGGCTAACAGATCAAGGTGACAAAGGTGAGCGTTCAGACAAATGGTGCTGCCATTTATTATGTCAGACTGTGTCGTGTACTTTTAATATCTGTTAtactattaaaaattatttcccACATTGATTAGCTCATCCTGTACCACTGGAACATTGTGGAACACCAACAAAAATTCGAAGTCTTCCATCACTGCCAGCAAGCTGCCCCTAGTTAATACTAGTTTATTCACCAGGTGGACATGATCATACATCTTCTTTTGGAAAACAGAAGCCCGTCCATTTAACAACTCTCCCAGATCAACTTCTCATCTATACACCCTATGCACAAAAGATTGAAGGTTCCTACAATGTTTTCACACAAAGGATTGGAATGAAATCCCTAACGTCAAACATACAGCATTGAAAAATATGTGATCAGGCAGTAAATAGAGGGGATTGAGAAGCCAATGTGCAAGACATTCAAGAAATTTATAATTGATAAACTATGGTTCATTTGACTTCATTACAGTCATAAATTGGCACAAGTATATAAAAAATCAAACAAACGATGAGCCCATCCAACAATATGataccaaaaaaattaaatggtaATATTAAATCAGATCGTTACCATTTTTCCGCCTTTTTGGCTCATGATTATCAAAAAAACCAGGAGGGGGCATAGATGGTCGATTCTTAGGCAATGCAACTGATGGTTTAGATTTCTCCAGCAACTCTCCGTGAGACTCAGGTTTAGACTTCGGCAACTCAGGTTCAGGTTTGGAGCTACTGACCTGATTTAGTGCAGCTGCACTAGCTTTGAGTTTGTCAATAGCCTATACAAGTATCAGTATCCCATTAAGAAAGTTGAGTGGACATAAAATTACTACAAAAGCAACAACAAAGAAGCTTGGAGAAATTTTGCTTCCCAGATGGGATCAATAAAAAAGCATGGATACTACACTGTAATTGCAAGTGCACAACACTCCAGTCACTACTTAGGTTTTATCAAACATCTAGGGCAACAATTATCAAAGCCCTAAATCCAAACTGTGAATTGCTGATTTACATGAAAGAAAGGGGTCGGAGGGGCGAGAAGGCATGCCTGAGAATATCAATGGGATTCAGTTTTTCCACCTTTATATTTGGATTAGTGTGGAATTGCGTAGAGGAAGGACGGCAAGCTTTAAATGTTGGAGAATATTTGTACTTCCACAAACAAGTGAAACACAAAGAGCATATAATGTCAGTGTTCAGCTGCACGTAGTCTAAATCTTAGCCATACAGGAACAAGACCTCAACCAAACATAAAATTACCACCAATTTTAACTCAATGCGCTACTGTGAAATCGGGAGACAAATTGGACTAAGACATTAAACACCCTAGCTTCATCCTCTTACAATTCCACTGTCCCAGATTTGATTCAACATTTACCTCATTATGTTTACGAGAAGCTTGGTGTGCAGGCCATAGGGACTCGGACTTGATGACAACATCACAAACCCTGCATACTGGTTGATCATGTTCATCGTACCTGCATTTACAATTGGCAAAGAATCAACttgtttgaataaaaatattgcaCCAAAGAACACATTGTGCTTGAATCCACGTGCAATATTAAAAATGGCCAATGTTAGTCAAAACGATACCACCCATTGAACCAGGTTTTTCCATTTCGGTGATTTGAGAGCCTGAATACAAGTCAATCTTACGAGATATATACTGGAGGATGACAAATTCTTTAAAACTTGTAAGTGTCCCTATTGTTCCTAAGATTAGCAAGTTTAATCAAATAGAACAACATGACCACTACTATAGCATCGGAAAGGCCAAAGAGAATGCACAGCTACATTTTATTGCTCAACTGTAAAACAATGCAAATCATGGAACAGATGGATGGGTATATAATGACAAAACAGAAGAGAAGCACATAGGTATGTATTGATTTAATAGCAAAACGCTGGAAAACACTTTTTCTAGAAGCTCAAGCAATGACAGATTAACCATAATTTTATACTTTTATATGTTCCCCTCGCATGTAAGTCAAAGGAAATGGAGACATATAGCCAGAACTGATTTTCAAGATGTATCCTGATTGGATATTAACAAACAAAAGTCCACACATAAGCACCCAAGACCAGCTTCATGTTGAATTTTTTACAACCTCACTCCGTCATCATATTATATTCACATTTCTCAAAGGCTCGAGCTCATGGTGGGCGCCTCAAACAATGATTTAAATGGTGTTCGCTTAATCTTATTACAACTAAAACATGCTACTAATAGATTATTCTAGCACTTTATGTATAATCTTGAATAAACTGCAATAAAAAATGTGTTGCCATGAAATTTGCAGTACCTAATGAGAGGAGAATCGATGCGCTGCTTCTCCTGCTTCTGTGCATTCAGTTTGGCTCGAAACAAGGCTTTCCTCTTTGCTTGCACATCCATTTTCAAATACTAATACTACAtgcaaaccaaagaaaataagaaaactgaATTTAATCCAACTACAAAAACTTAACCACAGGGATATCAGtccaaatttcaaatatctAACTTCTAGAACTCCTAATAAATGGAACAACCTTAGAATTTGCCACCAACAATATAATCCAACAGTACTAAACAACACAACAGTCAGAACTAAGCAATCCACAATCCTTAAATCATGAAAATCAAGTATTGTTTGGTCTAACATACAGAAATAGGAAACTATAATCAACAATTGCAACCAAAATTACACTCTTAACGGCAAACTGTGAAGCCCTGGGTCTTCTATAAAACGGGCAGCATCTCACCTATATTTTGACTATATCAAAGCATCATCTTGCAACCACAATTCTCAAGTACACCTAAGTCCCACAGATAACTCTAGAGAAAATAGTAAGTGTTCAATTATCTAAAGGAAATACAGTGAGGCCCCGTTACTCTACTCGTATTTAACTAACATGCAATTAACGATTTATTAATGTAAGCAGCGGAAAACAATTTCAGAAAAATTTCATCACGACCTCTCCACAAGTTGGACATCCTGGAAAATCAAACAACAGTTTACAAATATAAATTCTGAAATTTAGAATACAACATAAAACAAGTAACAGctgcactggccaggactaaataGTAAAAGTCACATGCAGAGCACACCGGCTCAGTCacacaaaaacaaataaacTTTGAAAACAAGATACAACTACTCGGGGAACCTCTCCGCTAATTTATAAAACTCCAACGTAATCTACactatctatactatattataaaGCTTGAGGCCATTAGAGTAGCCGTTTTGGTATGGCCTATAACAAACAATCTCACTGGCCTCCACTGGCAGAAGATCTACCTTGCGGATCATCCGAACCTGAATGGCCTGCCATGGTGCCAAAAAGCCGCCACGGCAGCTCTCGAGAAAGGGGTCAATCTTCTGTATATACAGTTAAACAACAATGCTGATAAACATAAACGATGTATACGCATTCTATGAATGACATATGCAATCCATGTTTGGCTCAAATGCAACATGTAAGAAAGAGTCAATAAATGatacgataacaactggaacAATGCCCAAGCTAACAATAAATAGGGAATCACTTCGTCACACAGCTAAATCGCTCTACCCAAGTATGTTAGGTATGTCGTGATGTGTCCGATCTAACAAGAACGATAACGCTCAAAATGAATGTCTTAATATAACATGTACATATTTCTAAATGCCATAAAATGTTTCAAATAAATGAACATATAAACAAGGTATTTAATATAGGTATACTAACTAATCACACAAGTACAAATAACAGTACATGAATATGCATATATGTAATTTATGTGTTACCATTACTCTGCCGTAACATATCTAACCATTCAATGGCGGTCCAAACGATCAACTTGAACTTCCAACTTCAAATCTTTGGCCTATATTAATTTAGGTTGCAAGTGGATGGATGAGTTTGAAATCTAAGgattttgattatatttatattgttaACAATGAAACAACAAATGAAATCTTAAATGCAAACCTTAGTTATTTAAACATTAgatacacaaaataaaataaatttcaaatacattCACTATTGGAtgaacttgaaatttattttagttAATATAAAACATTATATAAACATAGAATGAGTGGATTTGAAGTATATCAATCCAAATGTAACCTTAAATAACTCACTAAGCTGATAAATATTTAATTCCCAGTGATTCCAGTAATTCAACTAAAATTCCTAATTTCTCAAAGTTGGATTATTCTCCAAAGTTTGAAGCCATTATCGGTCAATTCTAGTCAAACATTCAACTCATTGATCCAACAATAATCGCGACCAATTTAATTTCCCAAAATATCACACCAACTAATTCGGCAATTATTTTAGGTTGTCGAAAATATACCTTTAAAACGTCCAAGTTCGATACCTAAAACATTAAACCCAAACAATAATCAATATATTGCGATAAACGAGtcaaaaatcaaattaaattgaATGGGTAAATTCTCACTCCCCGGCAGCCTGCGAATCTTGAACAAGGATGTTAGAAACAAGCTGGAAAATCGAGTCTAAAATGCTCAAAAATCGAAGCAACTCGAATTAAACTCGGAACAAAGGCTGCTCGCGGCGGTACATCGGCGAAACTCGCCGGAAAAACAGCTGGGCGACGGGAAACGAACTAGGCTTGCTCGAAATTGATCTAGAGCTCAAATACCATCGACCCTCCGCCTAACATCGAATAAATCGCGGGCGAAATGGTCGGAAAATCGATTAACAACAGCTCGCAACTTGGGCTCGGGTTGACGAAATGAGGCTCAAATTCATAGATTCGTGGCTCGAATCAAATATACAGGTAATGTGCTATCACTCGCAGTGGTCTCCGGCCACTTTCCGGCCAAAAGGGGCGATGGAGACGCGAAATGGGGAGAGGGAAAGAGAGACCAACATGAATGGAGTTAAGGGGTTAGGTTTTCTATTTGGGGAATTTtggtttcctttttttttttttttttattcgcGTGTGCGTGCGTAGACTACTAAACTGGTTTATGTTGGACGATTTTGTCGTGTAGTAATTAACtcgaaaaagtattttatgtcATCTAAAATCTCATACTAAGTGATAAGTGAATATGAGAAACTGAATCGATGTGGGTGTCAATGTGCTTGATTGTTAGACATAACGTCAATTTTTTATAACTCATATAAATAACTAAATCAAAAAACGCAGCTTTAATAAGAAAATGCACGAGAGTATTTCTTATGAGATCATTCATTTTAATACTTCTCTCATCCTTACATTGTTAATCCGACAAAATATCCTTAGACATTTGTATTTTTTATTCCTTGCCACGTTTCTAGAAACTTGTAAGGCTTGTGAATCTGGGTTCGTTCGACAGTTTCTTCCTGGTTTTAGCCACGAAGCCTGCAAGTTCGGAAACATCACATGTTGAAAGAGACGTGGCATGTCAGCTCGGGCTTTTGTCTGGCTTTTCTGGTTGGACAAACCTTGTATAACCAAATGCTAATATTATAAAATCTTGCTCCTCGACTGCTATGTTAGCCGCGGAAAATCCATTCGCCTTGGTCAATCTTGTCTATTTCCTCAAAACCAGATAACTGCGGCAaggttagtttttttttttccaaagaaAATTTCCAACTTGGATAGCTTGATCTACATAAGGGAGGATATGATGAAAACATgacaaaaatcaaatcaattttctttatttaaaccagatttataaataaaataatataatctatacttttgatatatatatatatatatatatatagagtttGGCCGAGGATTGAGATTTGTGAAATAAGAATTGCTTTGgacgattttttttataaaacaatTTGATTTCTTTGTGTCTTCTAATAACTAATATATAGTTACGACCGTGTTTTTGTTACATTATTAGATTTATTGTTCGTAAAACTCAAATAGTTGTCTAGTGTCAATTCTTCGTGATAGATCTGTTTGGTTGGCAGACCTGATTTTGTCGAATCGTGGTAGCACAAAGTCTACAATTGAGCTCATGATAAGAAAAACCGATGTATTATCTTTGTCGTGTGATAATCTATGTTCATGtatttgatttattattattatcattattattattgtatgcatgttttattcatattcgtaCGCTTTTGTTTGGTACAAATTAAATTGCATCACTTTTTAACTTTTTTAACCTAATCATCAGTACAAACTAAATTTTAGTAAATTCAATTGGTAATACGATAAAAAAAAATCCGCGAATTGGGTTCTTACCGGTAATACAAGTGACACGCCAAAAAGACTCAAATTGGAAAAACACATTTATGGTCCTCAGATCAATGGATAGCATTAAATACGTTACCAAATAAGTAAATTTTCATCCCATATTAGGACAAGCAAAAACTTTGTTTAAAGTTGGAGGAAATTACAATTTATATGGTACATATTTGTGTTCTTGTCGAGTGTATTGTTAAATTTAAGTATAAGTtcactatttttatttacgttACACTCATGTGTGCGTACAACATCAATTCTCgcgagaaaaataaataaaattgtttaAATTTGAAAGATACATAACTCAAACTGAAATTTGTCAGCGtagatgatcaaaattgtatatAGACAAATATACAAAACCATTATTGTGATTTTTCCCAAAGTTTAGAACAATATGTTCCATCCACGTATGTATAGTTGAAATGTATGTGAATTGCATATTACTGTGCCGACCTAAACTATCGAAAGCGATTTAAATGGAAAACGTCCATAATTATGCTATTCATCGCAATTTTACTCATTGTAGTTCGCTTGGTAGATGCTAATTATATGAATAATGTCTTCATCCACTCAAAACATGTTACGCGTGCTAAGTGAATGAATCAGTGTTTGCTCATTTAAGATATGCTAAATGGATAAACACAATATGTTTATATACATTATTTGAGACTGAAATCCAATTTcgcaatattaaattttaatatatcatacttatatatatatatatatataaattttatatttgattttttcttcTTGTTAGCCAACATAATATGCAATATAAATTGCTAGGTATAGCAAATGAACAGATAAATTAATACACTACAGTAAACAAATGAAATTCAAAAGTAAATCAGTACAGATTTGTGTTATGGTAGTTAACCAATGACACTGATCTTGCTGCATAAACTCTAACACTAGAAACAACAAGAGGAACATGAAAAAAGAAATGCAGAAGACTATTACGGAACGAAAGTacaattttcttaaaatatgtACGTCTCTTCCCGTTGATGCTATGAGGATTATGTTGGACATTTGTTTCTCATAATACAACAGTAAAACCAGTATAATCTGAGCttatattatctcaaattaatCAATATTTCTGAATATGAtcgattatgatattttatatgaGTTTTTCCATTTTTCTAGATTGCAACATTTTCatagaaattttgaaattaaataaaaaaatatgatttggGATAAAGGATATTTAGTATATATTCTCAAAAATCAAAGATAGAAAACATCATGACGAgacacaaaaactcatgtgagacggtttcaagAATCATTTATGTAAAACAAACCcaatttatgaaaaaaattatttttatgtcaaaagtattgTTTCATTATAATTATGAATGAGGTCAACTCATCTCACAATTTTTTACTGCATGGATGAGAGTAAAGACGGAGTAATTTTGAATTTGAGTTATTATAATTGAACCAATCAATCATTCCCTTTTACAGAAAATTTATACTAAAAAAGACACGATAGAGTGAATATATATTTGTCACGTTATATCGTATTCGTTATCTATTTATTCTAATTAAGGATAAAACGaatgttatatattttttttttgaaatgaaaacgaatgTTATATTAAAgagtcagaattgacaatatttatttgtataaagattaaaaaaaaaaaaaaattggttatCATCTACTTTTCTAGAATCCATTTTTAGattaaagtttatttctttattttttttggcggttcatatttttgaaatgtGTATACTTACAATAATGAGCTTAGACCGTGAAAATGaaattacatatttttttaaaaatatatttggcAAGACGAATGGCGATATTCCATCAGTTTTAATCAAATGAAATGGACATGTATCTAAATTACCTAGGAAACTGAGTTGCAAGAGTTTGATTTGCGCTAGCTTTATCCAATTATTTAAATTGGTTAAATGGAGTTTACGTCTAGTAAATAACTTCCAATATACATTCGGAAATGTGAACAAAGGAGTTGATGCCAAGTAAATGTGGTGGCAAAAATGAAGAGGTATAAACAAGAAAAGGAGCTGTAACGACCCAGACCAAATATCCGATTTGCAAGTAAGTGCATTTTGGTTATAAGCAAGTgacatttattatattttagcATGAACGATCAAGTGAGAAAGAATGAACCTAAATCCAAATAAAGCTCACAAAGTAACAATCTGAAGGCTTTCTAGTCAGGGGGAGTTAGTAAATTGTAGCAGATGAAAAGTGTTGAGCAAATATAACTGGACATTGTCGGCAAGAAACGAAGCACGAGAAAAGGTTGTTCATGTCCGAAGTGATTGCAGCAAGAACAACcgaataacaataataaaaaacCGGAGAACATGTGAAGGCACCATGATGAAAATCTCGGGTTTAGCTGCGATGAGTCACGATTAGGAAATTTTGTGAGCGATTTGGCTCATAGTTAGTAGAAAGAAGTGAAGAATGACTAAAATCAAGGATTTCTGCAACATAAAGACAAACAATTATAACGTCTGGGTTTCTGCAAATCAAGGATTTCTGCAAATCTTTCCAATATTTTTGCAGGGATTTAATTCCAATTTGGATTTTTCCTTGTGCAAATACGTACCTCAAAATCTTTCCAATTGGGGAACGGGACCCCATTACACCCGGCGGCTGGGTTTCATATCACTCCAAAAAGCGTTAAAAGCGTCATGTTGGAAAAACAATCCTAATCTCAAttaaaggaaaataaaatagaTAAGGTTAAATTTGTGAAtatatactaaaaatatttatatataatctACCACCATATAATAACTATTACGAGTCAGAGAAACCATTTCGTAacaggcaaaaacttgtgtgacacggtctcatgggtcatatttgtgagacggatctcttatttgggtcatccatgaaaaaatattactttttatgctaagaatattaatttttattgtgaatatgagtagggttgacccgtctcacaaattaagattcgtgagacgatctcacatgaGACCCACTCTTCGTAACAATTCTTTCCAAATTTATATAAATCTGTATTTTCCTCAGTGATATTTAATTATCAAGATTAACAATCCAAAGAAacaaaacaaatgaaaaatACCAGATAATATTCTGAAAAAAAAGATATTGTTGTTCTTAATTCCTACAAGTTCAAATCCCTAAATAAGATCACTAAAAAcaatttccaaaataaaatataatatgtcaAAATAGAGCAGATTGGTGCAAGGATCTTCCTTTCTTGTAATTTGACTTGAAACAAGCTTGCCTTAGTTTCTTGGTTCTCTCGGTCAACTCCAAAGTCAAAGACTTGCATCCCCATGTATGACAACTTTCACGACCTTATTTTCAGTTGAATTTCGCGACTCTTCACTTAAAACTGGATTGGAACTATTGGATTCGTTCTTGTTCATGTTCTCATAAGAAATATGATTGTGCTCGAATTGATCGATAAAATTGTTATTGGACGTATGTGTACAAAGTATCggaatcaaaattaaaatcatggtCAGTTGATGATAAATCAAGATCCCACGATGCAAATCACTAGAAAACATTTAGCTTAATCTGAAAAGAATTGTTATTAATTATCTAAAAAAAGTCCCTCGGGAAAGAAGTTAAGAAGATGGTTGGTGGGGCGCCTGAATTTcatttcaaaattataattttgatatgtataCATGCATCACCGCTTATTCTGATTTAGTTTATCCATTATTCATGATTTACATTACAATAGAGAAATGAGCTAAGGggaaattaatttttggtttCGAGAGCGATCCACCAAGAGACGACAATGCATCGGAGAGGCGGGTGAAATTGTGGGATTACAAGAGAGAATGGATACtgaaaatctttgatacctattaatccttcaaattgtcccATGCAAACACCGAGCagcgatatatatatatatatatatatgtatgtatatatatatatatatatataatttaaagaaaattgctttaaaaaaatttacgaaGTAATTCAAACATTTGATTTGCATAGATATGCCTATGTCAGGTTATCCAGATACATACATGTATGGAAAAtatttcaaatgaatatttaacgTACACATAAGACCAATGCTTTTCAGTCTGGTTTTGTGGGTAGCCCATAGTTTGTGTAAACCACCATGTGGGAGATCCatgaaattgaaattttttggGTGAATTTGTGGAGAAGCCTTAGAGAAGTGGAGTCAACTTGGTGAAACTGTGACTTTTTGAAGTTCCTTAAAGAAACTAACTTTGTGTCTATCGATCAAAATGTTTTCATCAGAGGATTGTTTCTTCTGCATGGGGACATGTTCAATACTCCTTGAATTCCAAGCACGAGGGCTCC encodes:
- the LOC142545972 gene encoding protein ABA AND ROS SENSITIVE 1; translation: MDVQAKRKALFRAKLNAQKQEKQRIDSPLIRYDEHDQPVCRVCDVVIKSESLWPAHQASRKHNEAIDKLKASAAALNQVSSSKPEPELPKSKPESHGELLEKSKPSVALPKNRPSMPPPGFFDNHEPKRRKNERDSGKLRDRESHKESVAAKSQIVEPFVLASGIDNVSAMAPYESEHDPEFQSSKDLRRGSKIAVGIEDKQVRGALPEGFFDDKDSDLRARGITPVKPDVKDEYKEFEKLIQDDLQEIDNRLEEEEFDAAETIEEAESVEQRSYRDRVEILRRKKMELKVSKPVAQVRDPKVAFEDSIRENSSSDEENDENFTVDWRAKRL